A genomic stretch from Nocardia wallacei includes:
- a CDS encoding UDP-N-acetylmuramate dehydrogenase, which produces MLSATGARVRESVSLAELTTLRVGGAATVADCSDTEALVATVRTLDDAGVPLLLLAGGSNLLISDEGFPGIVVRVATDSVEIGADRVLAAAGANWDAVVAATVAAGFGGLECLSGIPGAAGATPVQNVGAYGVEVEQLLRRVRLLDRATGAIRWVTPDELGFGYRTSNLKHSDRAVVLEVEYALDPTGASAPLRYRELAQALGADEGETRPAAQVRAAVLRLRGGKGMVLDAADHDTWSAGSFFTNPVVPHDRVERVRAAITRLLGDVTIPTYPAVDGVKFSAGWLIERAGFAKGFPGPGAPARLSTKHTLALTNRGAATAADLIALARTVRDGVEDRFGIRLEPEPVTVGITL; this is translated from the coding sequence CTGCTGTCCGCGACCGGTGCGCGGGTGCGCGAATCGGTTTCGCTGGCGGAGCTGACCACCCTGCGTGTCGGCGGCGCGGCGACGGTGGCCGACTGCTCCGATACCGAGGCGCTCGTCGCGACCGTTCGTACCCTCGACGACGCCGGAGTTCCGCTGCTGCTGCTCGCCGGCGGCTCCAATCTGCTGATCTCCGACGAAGGCTTCCCCGGCATCGTCGTGCGGGTCGCGACCGACAGCGTCGAGATCGGCGCGGACCGCGTCCTCGCCGCGGCGGGTGCGAACTGGGATGCCGTGGTGGCGGCGACGGTCGCGGCCGGGTTCGGCGGTCTGGAGTGCCTGTCGGGTATTCCCGGGGCGGCGGGCGCGACGCCGGTGCAGAACGTGGGCGCCTACGGCGTCGAGGTCGAGCAGCTACTGCGCCGGGTGCGGCTGCTGGATCGCGCGACCGGCGCGATCCGCTGGGTCACGCCGGACGAACTGGGCTTCGGCTACCGCACCTCGAATCTCAAGCACAGCGACCGGGCCGTGGTGCTCGAGGTGGAGTACGCGCTCGATCCCACCGGAGCCAGCGCGCCGCTGCGCTATCGGGAGCTGGCGCAGGCCCTGGGTGCCGACGAGGGCGAGACCCGCCCGGCGGCGCAGGTGCGCGCGGCGGTGCTGCGGCTGCGCGGCGGCAAGGGCATGGTGCTCGACGCCGCCGATCACGACACCTGGAGTGCGGGTTCGTTCTTCACCAATCCGGTGGTGCCGCACGATCGGGTGGAACGGGTACGGGCAGCGATCACAAGGCTTCTGGGTGATGTGACAATCCCCACCTATCCGGCCGTCGACGGCGTCAAGTTCTCCGCGGGCTGGCTGATCGAGCGGGCCGGTTTCGCGAAGGGCTTCCCGGGCCCCGGCGCACCGGCGCGGCTGTCCACCAAACACACACTGGCACTGACGAACCGAGGTGCCGCGACGGCCGCCGACCTGATCGCGTTGGCCCGCACGGTCCGCGACGGCGTCGAGGACCGGTTCGGCATCCGGCTCGAGCCAGAACCGGTGACCGTGGGGATCACCCTCTAG
- a CDS encoding SDR family NAD(P)-dependent oxidoreductase: MSTRTAVVTGASSGIGEATARELAGQGYHVYVGARRVERLRRLAEEIGGTALPLDVTDEASVRAFTDAVERVDVLVNNAGGAKGLAPVAEADLDDWRWMWETNVLGTLRITKALLPKLIDSGDGLIVTVTSVAAFTAYDNGSGYTSAKHAQAVLHRTLRGELLGKPVRLTEIAPGAVETEFSLVRFGGDSERAAKVYEGIDPLVAQDIAEIIGFVANRPPHVNLDTIVVKPRDQADAGRFARG, translated from the coding sequence ATGAGCACCCGCACCGCTGTCGTCACCGGAGCCAGTTCCGGAATCGGGGAGGCCACCGCGCGTGAGCTGGCCGGACAGGGCTACCACGTGTATGTCGGGGCCCGCCGGGTGGAGCGGCTGCGGCGGCTGGCCGAGGAGATCGGTGGCACCGCGCTGCCGCTGGACGTCACCGACGAGGCGTCGGTGCGGGCGTTCACCGACGCGGTCGAGCGGGTGGACGTGCTGGTCAACAATGCCGGTGGCGCCAAGGGCCTGGCACCCGTGGCCGAGGCCGACCTGGACGACTGGCGCTGGATGTGGGAGACCAACGTGCTCGGCACGCTGCGGATCACCAAGGCGCTGCTGCCCAAGCTGATCGACTCCGGCGACGGGCTGATCGTCACCGTCACCTCGGTGGCCGCGTTCACCGCCTACGACAACGGTTCCGGCTACACCTCCGCCAAGCACGCGCAGGCCGTGCTGCACCGGACACTGCGCGGCGAGTTGCTGGGCAAGCCGGTGCGGTTGACCGAAATCGCCCCGGGCGCAGTCGAAACCGAGTTCTCACTGGTCCGATTCGGCGGCGACAGCGAGCGGGCCGCCAAGGTCTACGAGGGCATCGACCCGCTGGTCGCCCAGGACATCGCCGAGATCATCGGCTTCGTCGCCAACCGCCCGCCACACGTCAACCTGGACACCATCGTCGTCAAGCCCCGCGACCAGGCCGACGCGGGGCGGTTCGCCCGGGGCTGA
- the deoC gene encoding deoxyribose-phosphate aldolase encodes MADTAPESGTRKLTRAEVAAMIDHTLLAPEATAADVAATVAEARELGVYAVCLSPATLPVRAPGLVVATVAGFPSGKHHSLIKGTEARLAADQGAAEVDMVIDVGAAVSGDYNAVLADIVTVREGLGDRAVLKVIIESAALPDEAIVEVCRVAERAGADFVKTSTGFHPQGGASVHAVRLMADTVGGRLGIKASGGIRTATAAAELIEAGATRLGLSRSREVLAGFPE; translated from the coding sequence ATGGCCGATACCGCTCCGGAATCAGGTACCCGCAAGCTCACTCGCGCCGAGGTGGCCGCGATGATCGACCACACCCTGCTGGCGCCGGAGGCCACCGCGGCCGATGTCGCCGCCACGGTGGCCGAGGCCCGCGAGCTGGGGGTGTACGCGGTGTGCCTGTCCCCGGCCACGCTGCCGGTCCGCGCGCCCGGCCTGGTGGTCGCGACCGTCGCGGGATTTCCGTCCGGCAAGCACCATTCGCTCATCAAGGGCACCGAGGCGCGGCTGGCGGCGGACCAGGGCGCGGCCGAGGTCGACATGGTCATCGATGTCGGCGCCGCGGTGTCCGGCGACTACAACGCGGTGCTGGCCGACATCGTCACCGTGCGTGAAGGACTGGGCGACCGGGCGGTGCTCAAGGTGATCATCGAGTCGGCCGCGCTGCCCGACGAGGCGATCGTCGAGGTGTGCCGGGTGGCCGAGCGCGCGGGGGCCGATTTCGTGAAGACCTCCACCGGCTTCCACCCGCAGGGCGGCGCGAGCGTGCACGCCGTCCGGCTGATGGCCGACACCGTCGGCGGCCGGTTGGGCATCAAGGCCAGCGGCGGCATCCGCACCGCGACGGCGGCCGCCGAGTTGATCGAGGCCGGCGCCACCCGGCTGGGTTTGTCGCGCTCGCGCGAGGTGCTCGCGGGCTTCCCGGAGTAG
- a CDS encoding alpha/beta fold hydrolase — protein MAIRDVVSADGTSIVYRVTGPADGRPLVLLHGWAGNLRCWGRAAELLAERFRVIAVDLRGHGYSDAPAAGYDNPKNWAADIAAVLAAESVESGAVLLGWSYGGIVLTDYLAAHGTSAVAGAIYSGSQAGIGRDVPGAAPGPAMQQAIPDVFEESPGKSMRGFAAFGNANTGPSRDKGEQAQLLYGGSLATPPRVRKALFYRTTDNTETLRTLDIPVLVLHGTADPVVPIDNGRYIATTAPDSRASYWEDAQHGLFIEDPDRFTAEVTEFIDGLSRAS, from the coding sequence ATGGCGATTCGGGACGTAGTCAGCGCGGACGGCACCAGCATCGTGTATCGGGTGACCGGTCCGGCCGACGGCAGGCCACTGGTGTTGTTGCACGGCTGGGCCGGGAACCTGCGGTGCTGGGGGCGTGCCGCCGAGTTGCTGGCCGAGCGGTTCCGCGTGATCGCCGTCGACCTGCGCGGCCACGGCTACTCCGACGCCCCGGCGGCGGGCTACGACAACCCGAAGAACTGGGCGGCCGATATCGCCGCCGTGCTGGCGGCGGAGTCGGTCGAGTCCGGCGCGGTGCTGCTCGGCTGGTCCTACGGCGGCATCGTGCTCACCGACTACCTGGCCGCCCACGGCACGAGCGCGGTCGCGGGTGCGATCTACAGCGGCTCGCAGGCCGGAATCGGACGAGACGTGCCCGGCGCCGCCCCCGGCCCGGCGATGCAGCAGGCCATCCCCGACGTGTTCGAGGAGAGCCCCGGCAAATCCATGCGCGGTTTCGCGGCATTCGGCAACGCCAACACCGGGCCGAGCCGCGACAAGGGTGAACAGGCCCAACTCCTCTACGGCGGCAGCCTGGCCACCCCGCCCCGCGTCCGCAAGGCGCTGTTCTACCGCACCACCGACAACACCGAAACCCTCCGCACCCTCGACATCCCCGTCCTGGTCCTGCACGGCACCGCCGACCCCGTGGTCCCCATCGACAACGGCCGCTACATCGCCACCACCGCCCCCGACTCCCGCGCTTCGTATTGGGAAGACGCCCAGCACGGCCTGTTCATCGAGGACCCCGACCGCTTCACCGCCGAGGTCACCGAGTTCATCGACGGCCTGAGCCGAGCGTCCTGA
- a CDS encoding L,D-transpeptidase produces the protein MAQLAGAALVAGCSNGGGDNAAPKEKAPVAKVTLEPGADSTDVNPVAPVSVSVSSGRIDRIALSNAAGKQVAGTLAPDGSSFKVTEPLGYDATYTWSGTAVGTDGKPVPIEGKFTTLAPNQTVPATINIGDGQEVGIAAPIILQFKSHVSNKAAVEKALTVTTTPETEGGWAWLPDDNGGSRAHWRPREYWTPGTDVKFTGKLYGLELGEGAYGYGDLSSDFKIGRSQIVKGYAPSHRVQVIRDGQTVFDFPCSYGEGNEARNVTRSGIHVVTEKYEDFMMSNPPYYTNVRERWAVRISNNGEFIHANPESAGAQGNTNVTNGCINLSTADAQAYFPTAMYGDPVEVTGTSIALSAADGDLYDWTIDWDTWKTMSALHGEPSAVVSATPVPPGPVRSGN, from the coding sequence ATGGCTCAGCTGGCGGGCGCCGCGCTGGTCGCCGGGTGTTCGAACGGCGGCGGCGACAACGCGGCGCCGAAGGAGAAGGCCCCGGTCGCCAAGGTCACCTTGGAGCCCGGCGCCGACAGCACCGACGTCAATCCGGTGGCGCCGGTCTCGGTCTCGGTGTCGTCGGGCCGCATCGATCGGATCGCGCTGAGCAACGCCGCGGGCAAACAGGTCGCGGGCACCCTGGCCCCCGACGGCAGCAGCTTCAAGGTCACCGAGCCGCTCGGCTACGACGCGACCTACACCTGGTCCGGCACCGCCGTCGGCACCGACGGCAAGCCCGTCCCGATCGAGGGGAAATTCACCACCCTCGCCCCCAACCAGACCGTGCCCGCCACCATCAACATCGGCGACGGCCAGGAGGTCGGCATCGCGGCGCCGATCATCCTCCAGTTCAAGAGCCACGTCTCGAACAAGGCCGCGGTGGAGAAGGCGCTCACCGTCACCACCACCCCGGAGACCGAGGGCGGCTGGGCCTGGCTGCCGGACGACAACGGCGGCTCCCGCGCGCACTGGCGGCCGCGCGAGTACTGGACGCCCGGTACCGACGTGAAGTTCACCGGCAAGCTCTACGGACTCGAATTGGGTGAGGGCGCTTACGGTTACGGCGATCTCAGCTCGGATTTCAAGATCGGCCGCAGTCAGATCGTGAAGGGCTACGCGCCCAGCCACCGCGTGCAGGTGATCCGCGACGGGCAGACGGTCTTCGACTTCCCGTGCAGTTACGGCGAGGGCAACGAGGCGCGCAACGTGACCCGCTCGGGTATCCACGTGGTGACCGAGAAGTACGAGGACTTCATGATGTCGAACCCGCCGTACTACACCAACGTTCGCGAGCGCTGGGCCGTACGCATCTCCAACAACGGCGAATTCATCCACGCCAACCCGGAATCGGCCGGGGCGCAGGGCAATACGAACGTCACCAACGGCTGCATCAACCTGAGCACCGCCGACGCCCAGGCATACTTCCCGACCGCGATGTACGGCGACCCCGTCGAGGTCACCGGCACCTCCATCGCGCTGTCGGCCGCCGACGGCGACCTCTACGACTGGACCATCGACTGGGACACCTGGAAAACCATGTCCGCGTTGCACGGCGAGCCGTCCGCAGTGGTCTCCGCAACCCCGGTCCCACCGGGCCCGGTCCGAAGCGGCAACTAG
- a CDS encoding DUF2505 domain-containing protein: protein MATPLAYTAQYAHPADAIRAAFADEQYWKDRIEEVGGPNARLDSFQASVDQEQLHVEMVQSIPASELPSAITSVRPGDLIIPRTESYSGYAGTFTAQVQDAPAQVRGTVTLSAVGEVSQAVIQGSVEVGIPLFGKKIEAVVAEKLLELLAAETDFTNTWIANR from the coding sequence ATGGCGACACCCCTGGCGTATACGGCTCAGTACGCACACCCGGCCGACGCGATCCGTGCCGCGTTCGCAGACGAACAGTATTGGAAGGACCGGATCGAGGAGGTCGGCGGGCCCAACGCGCGGCTGGATTCGTTCCAGGCCTCGGTCGATCAGGAACAGCTGCACGTCGAGATGGTGCAGTCCATTCCGGCGTCGGAGTTGCCCAGCGCCATCACCTCGGTCCGCCCCGGTGACCTGATCATTCCGCGCACCGAGAGCTATTCCGGTTACGCCGGTACCTTCACCGCGCAGGTACAGGACGCGCCCGCGCAGGTGCGCGGCACCGTGACCCTCAGTGCGGTCGGCGAGGTGTCGCAGGCGGTCATCCAGGGGTCGGTCGAGGTCGGTATCCCGTTGTTCGGCAAGAAGATCGAGGCCGTGGTCGCCGAGAAGTTGCTGGAGCTGCTCGCCGCGGAGACCGACTTCACCAATACCTGGATCGCGAATCGCTGA
- a CDS encoding DUF2505 domain-containing protein: MARRLDYSARYPLHTTKEVYAALSDRAYWDARMEEMRKYSPNDVTELSAGDSGIEVEIQHILPRDMLPEIAQTVMRKDMTITRRETYGPFGPEVTGEYVASIPAGPGSLNGTMHLFPTETGCTLRTSSTAKVFIPMLGPKLEQMMLINLVDLLRAEAEFTAQWLDEQHPTAG; encoded by the coding sequence ATGGCCCGCCGACTGGACTATTCCGCCCGCTACCCGCTGCACACCACCAAAGAGGTGTACGCGGCGCTGTCCGACCGCGCCTACTGGGACGCCCGGATGGAGGAGATGCGCAAGTACTCCCCCAACGACGTGACCGAACTGTCCGCCGGGGACAGCGGCATCGAGGTCGAGATTCAGCACATCCTGCCGCGCGACATGCTGCCCGAGATCGCGCAGACGGTGATGCGCAAGGACATGACGATCACCCGCCGCGAGACCTACGGGCCGTTCGGGCCCGAGGTCACCGGTGAATACGTGGCCTCGATTCCGGCCGGGCCGGGCAGCCTGAACGGCACCATGCACCTGTTCCCCACCGAGACCGGATGCACGCTGCGCACCTCCTCCACGGCCAAGGTGTTCATCCCGATGCTCGGCCCCAAGCTCGAGCAGATGATGCTGATCAACCTCGTGGACCTGTTGCGCGCCGAGGCCGAGTTCACGGCGCAGTGGCTGGACGAGCAGCACCCCACCGCGGGGTGA
- a CDS encoding LmeA family phospholipid-binding protein: MSSNPPETATVPGAPSGGRTGARNLRRIILIVGLVVVLAVVGTAAAAETYYRHRTEKCIATQVERDLGSKVAVSFGPKPLLLTAFDHRIQYVDINSDDAKFGPASDMKVHARLNDITLIDKGRGGADIGSSSAEATWSNAGIAQTLQGLVSGVQSDPASGTLDVKVLGGIADMRLKPQIVGDRIEVTTESAQLFGFGLPTDLVDGIVDLMTESLQAYPLDMQPTAVRVTDDGISVSLTGGTTKLQPAPDSDRNVSC; encoded by the coding sequence ATGAGTTCGAACCCTCCAGAGACCGCGACCGTCCCCGGTGCGCCGTCCGGCGGCCGGACCGGCGCCCGGAACCTGCGGCGGATCATCCTGATCGTCGGACTCGTCGTCGTGCTCGCCGTGGTCGGGACCGCGGCCGCGGCCGAGACGTACTACCGCCACCGGACCGAGAAGTGCATCGCCACCCAGGTCGAGCGCGATCTCGGCTCCAAGGTGGCGGTGAGCTTCGGCCCGAAACCGTTGCTGCTCACCGCCTTCGACCATCGCATCCAGTACGTCGACATCAACAGCGACGACGCGAAGTTCGGCCCGGCCTCGGATATGAAGGTGCACGCCCGGCTCAACGACATCACGCTGATCGACAAGGGCCGCGGCGGCGCCGACATCGGCAGCAGCAGCGCCGAGGCCACTTGGAGCAACGCGGGTATCGCGCAGACGCTGCAGGGCCTGGTCTCGGGTGTGCAGTCGGATCCGGCGAGCGGGACGCTGGACGTGAAGGTGCTCGGCGGGATCGCCGACATGCGGTTGAAGCCGCAGATCGTCGGTGACCGCATCGAGGTGACCACGGAGTCCGCCCAGCTGTTCGGGTTCGGGCTGCCCACCGATCTGGTCGACGGCATCGTCGATCTGATGACCGAGAGCCTGCAGGCCTATCCGCTGGACATGCAGCCGACCGCCGTGCGGGTCACCGACGACGGCATCTCGGTCTCGCTGACCGGCGGCACCACCAAGCTGCAGCCCGCGCCGGACAGCGACCGGAACGTCAGCTGCTGA
- the mshA gene encoding D-inositol-3-phosphate glycosyltransferase, with translation MSQRTDLRPHRIAVLSVHTSPLAQPGTGDAGGMNVYVLQTAIQLARRGVEVEIFTRATSSNDEPVVEAAPGVLVRNVVAGPFEGLDKHDLPTQLCPFAAEVLRQEARHLPGHYDLIHSHYWLSGQVGWLARDRWRVPQVHTAHTLAAVKNAHLAAGDTPEPAAREIGEKQIVAEADRLVANTGEEARQLVELYGAEPERIDVVLPGADLTRYHPGDRAAARAELGLDPREQIVAFVGRIQPLKAPDVLVHAAAQVLRSQPGRALRVLIVGGPSGTGLDRPDALIELAAALGIADRVTFLPPQPPDRLVQVYRAADLVAVPSYNESFGLVAIEAQASGTPVVAAHVGGLGTAVRDGVSGLLVPSHRTDDWAAALRSLLDDPAGLRRMGAAAVGHSANFSWEHTAEGLLDSYTQTLTGYRGMRSRLAGTLQAESSQARSRALWRRRMGVVRR, from the coding sequence GTGAGTCAACGCACGGACCTACGGCCGCATCGCATCGCCGTGCTGTCGGTGCACACCTCGCCGCTGGCGCAGCCGGGCACCGGGGACGCGGGCGGCATGAACGTCTACGTGCTGCAAACCGCGATCCAGCTGGCCCGCCGCGGCGTCGAGGTGGAGATCTTCACGCGCGCCACCTCCTCCAACGACGAACCGGTCGTCGAGGCCGCCCCCGGTGTGCTCGTCCGCAATGTGGTGGCGGGCCCCTTCGAAGGCTTGGACAAGCACGACCTGCCCACCCAGCTGTGCCCCTTCGCCGCCGAGGTGCTGCGGCAGGAGGCCCGCCACCTGCCCGGCCACTACGACCTGATCCACTCGCACTACTGGTTGTCGGGCCAGGTCGGCTGGCTGGCCCGGGACCGCTGGCGCGTGCCGCAGGTCCACACCGCGCACACGCTGGCCGCCGTCAAGAACGCCCACCTCGCCGCCGGTGACACCCCCGAACCGGCCGCGCGCGAGATCGGCGAGAAGCAGATCGTCGCCGAGGCCGACCGACTGGTCGCCAACACCGGCGAGGAGGCCCGCCAGCTGGTCGAGCTGTACGGCGCCGAGCCGGAGCGGATCGATGTGGTGCTGCCGGGCGCCGACCTGACCCGCTATCACCCCGGCGACCGAGCAGCCGCACGCGCCGAACTCGGCCTGGATCCCCGCGAGCAGATCGTGGCCTTCGTCGGCCGCATCCAGCCGTTGAAGGCCCCCGACGTCCTCGTGCACGCCGCCGCGCAGGTCCTGCGCAGCCAGCCGGGCCGCGCCCTGCGGGTCCTGATCGTCGGCGGCCCGTCCGGCACCGGCCTGGACCGCCCCGACGCGCTGATCGAACTGGCCGCCGCGCTCGGCATCGCCGATCGCGTCACCTTCCTGCCCCCGCAGCCGCCGGACCGCCTGGTGCAGGTGTACCGCGCCGCGGATCTGGTGGCCGTGCCCAGCTACAACGAGTCGTTCGGCCTGGTCGCCATCGAGGCCCAGGCCAGTGGCACCCCGGTGGTGGCCGCGCACGTGGGCGGCCTGGGTACCGCGGTGCGCGACGGTGTTTCGGGCCTGCTCGTCCCGAGCCACCGCACCGACGACTGGGCGGCCGCGTTGCGCTCGCTGCTCGACGACCCCGCCGGCCTGCGCCGGATGGGCGCCGCCGCAGTCGGGCACTCCGCCAATTTCTCCTGGGAGCACACGGCCGAGGGCCTGCTCGACAGCTACACGCAAACCCTCACCGGATATCGGGGAATGCGTTCGCGATTGGCGGGTACGTTGCAGGCAGAGAGCAGTCAGGCCAGGTCGCGGGCGCTGTGGCGGCGCCGGATGGGAGTGGTTCGCCGGTGA
- a CDS encoding ROK family protein encodes MTVLALDIGATKFAAGVVHAGRQVSDVRRIEVPPESVWEACRELLRQVGGGTRVTAIGIGSAGPVNVRAGIVAPLNIPEWRTGFPLVAEVRELFPAAVIRLAIDGACLALAEHHLGGLRGVRNGLAMTVSSGIGGGIVMDGRVAVGRTGNAGHVGHIVVPGSTAPCGCGGVGCVEAVASGMSSARWAREQGWNGATGAELARDAHAGHPIALAALERAGTALGQAISSAAALLDIDRAVIGGGFAAAGEPLWEPMRAAITTHARLDFTRDLRVVPSRITNGATLAGAGVLAAGHADEYD; translated from the coding sequence GTGACAGTGCTGGCTCTGGACATCGGGGCGACGAAATTCGCGGCCGGGGTGGTGCACGCCGGGCGGCAGGTGAGCGACGTGCGCCGCATCGAGGTGCCGCCGGAATCCGTGTGGGAGGCGTGCCGAGAGCTGTTGCGGCAGGTCGGCGGGGGTACGCGGGTGACCGCGATCGGCATCGGCTCGGCGGGCCCGGTGAACGTTCGAGCGGGAATCGTCGCGCCGCTGAACATTCCGGAATGGCGAACTGGCTTCCCGCTGGTCGCCGAGGTGCGGGAGTTGTTCCCCGCGGCCGTCATCCGGCTCGCCATCGACGGTGCCTGCCTGGCCTTGGCCGAACACCACCTCGGCGGTCTGCGCGGTGTGCGCAACGGCTTGGCGATGACGGTGTCCTCCGGAATCGGCGGCGGGATCGTGATGGACGGCCGAGTCGCGGTAGGGCGCACCGGCAATGCCGGGCACGTCGGTCACATCGTGGTACCGGGGTCGACCGCGCCGTGCGGGTGCGGTGGGGTCGGATGCGTGGAGGCGGTGGCGAGCGGCATGTCGTCGGCGCGGTGGGCTCGCGAGCAGGGCTGGAACGGCGCCACCGGAGCCGAACTGGCACGCGACGCTCACGCCGGGCACCCGATCGCGCTGGCCGCCCTCGAACGCGCGGGAACGGCTCTGGGACAAGCGATCTCATCGGCCGCCGCCCTGCTCGACATCGACCGCGCCGTCATCGGCGGCGGTTTCGCCGCGGCGGGCGAGCCCCTCTGGGAACCGATGCGCGCCGCGATCACCACCCACGCCCGCCTGGATTTCACCCGCGACCTACGAGTCGTGCCCTCGCGCATCACGAACGGAGCCACCCTGGCCGGAGCGGGCGTATTGGCCGCGGGCCACGCCGACGAATACGACTGA
- a CDS encoding YbjN domain-containing protein, whose protein sequence is MRDTAQLIDDTLREREVDYTREGEDVFIVVLPGERKLKTTVMLTVGKHGVRVECFVCRKPDENFEGVYKFLLRRNRRLYGVAYTLDRVGDIYLVGRFATHTVTADELDRIFGQILEAVDADFNVLLELGFAESIRREWKWRVSRGESLKNLRAFEHLVDTEDS, encoded by the coding sequence ATTCGAGACACCGCCCAGCTCATCGACGACACCCTGCGCGAACGCGAGGTCGACTACACCCGCGAGGGCGAGGACGTGTTCATCGTCGTGCTGCCCGGCGAGCGCAAGCTGAAGACCACCGTGATGCTGACCGTCGGCAAGCACGGCGTGCGGGTGGAGTGCTTCGTCTGCCGCAAGCCGGACGAGAACTTCGAGGGCGTCTACAAATTCCTGCTGCGCCGCAACCGCCGCCTCTACGGCGTCGCCTACACCCTCGACCGCGTCGGTGACATCTACCTGGTCGGGCGCTTCGCCACCCACACCGTCACGGCCGACGAACTGGACCGCATCTTCGGCCAGATCCTCGAGGCGGTCGACGCCGACTTCAACGTCCTGCTGGAGCTCGGTTTCGCGGAATCCATTCGGCGCGAATGGAAGTGGCGAGTCTCGCGCGGCGAATCGCTCAAGAACCTCCGCGCCTTCGAACACCTCGTGGATACCGAAGACTCCTGA
- a CDS encoding class I SAM-dependent methyltransferase, translated as MNRLRRSDRWLMHDELVAGRLRDAEDPLVVDLGYGASPVTTIELAARLRRVRADVRVVGLEIDPARVVPGRDGVVFARGGFELAGLRPVLVRAFNVLRQYPEEAVAEAWRTVLSGLAPEGLLMDGTCDELGRRCAWVLLDRTGPISLTLAWDPFTVERPSDVAERLPKALIHRNIPGERVHTLLTAADHAWARAAPLAPYGPRLRWREAAKTLRAEGFPIRRYRRRMRDCVLSVPWETVAPEDS; from the coding sequence ATCAACCGATTGCGGCGCAGCGATCGCTGGCTGATGCACGACGAGTTGGTTGCGGGCCGATTGCGGGATGCCGAAGACCCGCTGGTCGTGGATCTGGGGTACGGAGCGAGCCCGGTGACCACGATCGAGCTGGCGGCGCGGCTGCGACGAGTGCGCGCCGATGTGCGGGTGGTCGGGCTGGAGATCGATCCGGCGCGGGTGGTGCCCGGCCGGGACGGTGTGGTGTTCGCGCGGGGCGGCTTCGAGCTGGCGGGCCTGCGGCCGGTGCTGGTGCGCGCGTTCAACGTGCTGCGGCAGTACCCGGAGGAGGCGGTCGCCGAGGCGTGGCGGACGGTGCTGAGCGGTCTCGCGCCGGAGGGGCTGCTGATGGACGGCACCTGTGACGAGCTGGGGCGACGCTGCGCCTGGGTGCTGCTGGATCGCACCGGTCCGATCTCGCTGACTCTGGCCTGGGACCCGTTCACCGTCGAGCGTCCCTCCGATGTGGCCGAACGACTGCCGAAGGCGTTGATACATCGCAACATTCCCGGCGAACGAGTACACACCCTGCTCACCGCCGCCGACCACGCCTGGGCCCGCGCCGCGCCGCTCGCCCCCTACGGCCCGCGCCTACGCTGGCGCGAGGCTGCGAAAACCCTACGCGCGGAAGGCTTCCCTATCCGCCGCTACCGCCGCCGCATGCGCGACTGCGTACTCTCGGTCCCCTGGGAGACCGTGGCGCCCGAGGACAGTTGA